Proteins encoded within one genomic window of Streptomyces taklimakanensis:
- the trmB gene encoding tRNA (guanosine(46)-N7)-methyltransferase TrmB, whose amino-acid sequence MSEKTSEAPDTPETSTAPAERAGRSGGRAKGAMFPAGTGPSANPAGERHERRIRSFQPRRSRVTANQRDALLRLWPKWGVEIDGDRRIDLDELFAPLPPGSPVVLEIGFGMGEATVRMAAADPGTGVLAADVHTPGQGNLLLSAEREGLSNVRVANGDAIILLREMLDPGSLAGIRVFFPDPWPKKRHHKRRIIQPEFVELAASRLAPGGLLHCATDWEPYAEQMLRVLTDCPALENTRPDGGFTPRPDFRPMTRFEQQGLAKGHVVRDLIFRRVP is encoded by the coding sequence GTGTCCGAGAAAACCTCCGAAGCTCCCGATACCCCGGAAACCTCCACCGCCCCCGCCGAGCGGGCCGGGCGGTCCGGCGGGCGTGCCAAGGGCGCCATGTTCCCCGCCGGCACCGGCCCCTCCGCCAACCCCGCCGGGGAGCGCCACGAGCGCCGCATCCGCAGCTTCCAGCCGCGCCGCAGCCGGGTCACCGCCAACCAGCGCGACGCGCTGCTGCGGTTGTGGCCGAAGTGGGGGGTGGAGATCGACGGCGACCGCCGCATCGACCTCGACGAGCTCTTCGCCCCCCTCCCGCCCGGCTCGCCCGTCGTGCTGGAGATCGGCTTCGGGATGGGCGAGGCGACCGTGCGGATGGCCGCCGCCGACCCCGGCACCGGTGTCCTCGCCGCCGACGTCCACACTCCCGGTCAGGGCAATCTGCTGCTGTCGGCCGAGCGCGAGGGGCTGTCCAACGTCCGGGTGGCCAACGGTGACGCGATCATCCTGCTGCGCGAGATGCTCGATCCCGGCAGCCTCGCCGGGATCCGCGTCTTCTTCCCGGATCCCTGGCCCAAGAAGCGCCACCACAAGCGCCGCATCATCCAGCCGGAGTTCGTCGAGCTGGCCGCCTCCCGGCTGGCCCCCGGCGGGCTGCTGCACTGCGCGACCGACTGGGAGCCGTACGCCGAGCAGATGCTCCGGGTGCTCACCGACTGTCCGGCGCTGGAGAACACCCGGCCGGACGGCGGTTTCACCCCCCGGCCCGACTTCCGGCCGATGACCCGCTTCGAGCAGCAGGGCCTGGCCAAGGGGCACGTCGTCCGCGATCTGATCTTCCGCCGCGTGCCCTGA
- a CDS encoding PrsW family intramembrane metalloprotease yields MGTAALTVLLGLCGAVILGLVHQQTGPDGFLVGLGLAVLPVPVLLAVFRWLDRAAPTPRRNLLFAFGWGACAATLVAITVNGFATDWLASSVMPRAPDRADALGTTVIAPLVEETAKAGAVLLLYLHRPRDFGGVVSGVVTAGVTATGFAFTENILYLGRAFGEDLAFGHSGLESTTLGTFLQRVVVAPLAHPLFTALVGVGFGAAALAARHRRASRVLLPLLGLAAAVTLHGVWNEAATQRTRVFFTVYGLFMMPVLVVVGALAIRARRQVLRTVRTTLSRYAAAGWLAPSEPYTLGCLRSRALARDLARRGGGRRAARAVAEYHRAAARLALLRARAEYGAAIPDFRAHERELLHALHRHRPLASPATAAAAPAADRTDRRTRRPDGRWPGRDTGGPHRPFGPHRPCAGSLRPPSRPPEPVDSVRQGA; encoded by the coding sequence GTGGGCACGGCTGCCCTGACGGTGCTCCTGGGGCTGTGCGGGGCGGTGATCCTCGGGCTGGTCCACCAGCAGACCGGGCCCGACGGCTTCCTCGTCGGGCTGGGTCTGGCCGTGCTGCCGGTGCCCGTGCTGCTGGCCGTCTTCCGCTGGCTGGACCGGGCCGCGCCCACGCCCCGGCGGAATCTGCTGTTCGCCTTCGGTTGGGGAGCCTGCGCCGCCACCCTCGTCGCGATCACCGTCAACGGCTTCGCCACGGACTGGCTGGCCTCCTCCGTCATGCCGCGCGCCCCGGACCGTGCCGACGCGCTGGGCACCACCGTGATCGCGCCCCTCGTGGAGGAGACGGCGAAGGCGGGGGCCGTCCTCCTGCTGTACCTGCACCGGCCACGGGACTTCGGCGGAGTGGTGTCGGGCGTGGTCACCGCGGGCGTCACCGCCACGGGCTTCGCCTTCACCGAGAACATCCTCTATCTGGGCCGGGCCTTCGGCGAGGACCTGGCGTTCGGGCACTCGGGGCTGGAGTCGACGACGCTGGGCACGTTCCTCCAGCGCGTGGTGGTGGCCCCGCTCGCGCATCCGCTGTTCACGGCCCTGGTGGGGGTGGGTTTCGGCGCGGCCGCCCTGGCCGCCCGGCATCGGCGCGCGTCACGCGTCCTGCTGCCTCTGCTGGGGCTGGCGGCGGCCGTCACGCTGCACGGGGTGTGGAACGAGGCGGCGACCCAGCGGACGCGGGTCTTCTTCACCGTCTACGGCCTGTTCATGATGCCGGTGCTGGTCGTGGTGGGCGCCCTGGCGATCCGGGCCCGTCGGCAGGTGCTGCGCACGGTGCGCACCACGCTGTCCCGGTACGCGGCCGCCGGCTGGCTCGCGCCGTCGGAACCGTACACGCTCGGCTGCCTGCGCTCCCGCGCGCTGGCCCGCGACCTCGCGCGCCGGGGCGGAGGCCGCCGGGCGGCCCGCGCGGTCGCCGAGTACCACCGCGCGGCCGCCCGGCTGGCGCTGCTCCGCGCCCGTGCGGAGTACGGCGCCGCGATCCCGGACTTCCGCGCCCACGAGCGCGAGTTGCTCCACGCCCTCCACCGCCACCGTCCCCTGGCGTCCCCCGCCACGGCCGCGGCCGCCCCGGCCGCCGACCGGACGGACCGTCGTACCCGGCGACCCGACGGCCGGTGGCCGGGGCGGGACACGGGAGGGCCCCACCGGCCGTTCGGGCCCCACCGGCCGTGTGCCGGCTCACTCCGACCGCCGTCCCGCCCCCCGGAGCCGGTGGACTCTGTTAGACAGGGGGCATGA
- a CDS encoding glutathione peroxidase, whose product MSLHDIPLRTLTGAPTSLAEHRGKVLLIVNVASRCGLTPQYEGLERLQKTYGDRGFTVLGVPCNQFGGQEPGTAEEIGTFCSATYGVTFPLLEKADVNGADRHPLYAELTKLADADGQAGDVQWNFEKFLVAADGTPVARFRPRTEPEAAEVVAAIEERLPA is encoded by the coding sequence ATGAGCCTCCACGACATCCCCCTGCGCACCCTGACCGGCGCGCCCACCTCCCTCGCCGAGCACCGGGGCAAGGTGCTGCTGATCGTCAACGTCGCCTCCAGGTGCGGGCTGACCCCGCAGTACGAGGGCCTGGAGCGGCTGCAGAAGACGTACGGCGACCGCGGGTTCACGGTGCTCGGCGTGCCGTGCAACCAGTTCGGGGGCCAGGAGCCGGGCACCGCCGAGGAGATCGGGACGTTCTGCTCGGCCACCTACGGCGTCACCTTCCCGCTGTTGGAGAAGGCCGACGTCAACGGCGCGGACAGGCACCCGCTCTACGCCGAGCTGACGAAGCTCGCGGACGCCGACGGGCAGGCCGGCGACGTCCAGTGGAACTTCGAGAAGTTCCTCGTCGCGGCGGACGGCACCCCCGTCGCCCGTTTCCGCCCGCGCACCGAGCCGGAGGCGGCGGAGGTCGTCGCCGCCATCGAGGAGCGGCTGCCCGCCTAA
- a CDS encoding PPOX class F420-dependent oxidoreductase: MTGSDGTDAQGTGTAQDALLRLLSERGLGVLATLKRDGRPQLSNVVHHYDPDRRLIRISVTADRAKTRNLARDPRASYHVTSEDGWAWTVAEGTAELTPVAVDPHDGTVEELVDLYRSIRGEEHPDWDDYRRTMVADRRRVLRIAVEHVYGQPRR; encoded by the coding sequence ATGACCGGAAGCGACGGAACCGACGCCCAGGGGACCGGGACGGCACAGGACGCCCTCCTCCGGCTGCTCTCCGAGCGCGGACTCGGCGTGCTGGCCACCCTGAAGCGGGACGGACGGCCACAGCTGTCGAACGTCGTCCACCACTACGACCCCGACCGGCGACTGATCCGGATCTCGGTCACCGCCGACCGCGCCAAGACCCGCAACCTCGCCCGCGACCCCCGCGCGAGCTACCACGTCACCAGCGAGGACGGCTGGGCCTGGACGGTCGCCGAGGGCACCGCCGAGCTGACGCCCGTGGCCGTCGACCCGCACGACGGGACGGTGGAGGAGCTGGTCGACCTCTACCGGTCGATCCGAGGCGAGGAGCATCCCGACTGGGACGACTACCGGCGGACCATGGTCGCCGACCGGCGTCGGGTGCTGCGGATCGCGGTGGAACACGTGTACGGGCAGCCTCGCCGCTGA
- a CDS encoding aldo/keto reductase — protein sequence MTDTPRTSRTSHAPRASDTPGPPGTSGAPRRIGGLTVSPLALGGSVFGWTADERQSFAVLDAYTEAGGTFVDTADSYSAWAEGNSGGESETVIGRWLAARGNRDDVVIATKVGSHPDRRGLSAATIKAAAEDSLRRLGTDHIDLYYTHRDDESVEVEEIVTALDDLVRAGKVREIGASNISAERLEASLAFSAREGRARYVALQPHYSLVSRDTYEGPLRDVAARHDLATVPYYALAAGFLTGKYRPGAAPDGARAGSAAKHLETERGRRVLAALDEVAAARGTDPATVALAWLAGRPTVASVLASARAPEQLPPLLAMTEQALTERETEVLERASA from the coding sequence ATGACCGACACACCTCGCACGTCCCGCACGTCCCACGCCCCCCGCGCCTCCGACACGCCGGGCCCGCCCGGCACGAGCGGTGCTCCGCGCAGGATCGGCGGCCTCACCGTCTCCCCCCTCGCTCTGGGCGGGAGCGTCTTCGGCTGGACGGCGGACGAGCGGCAGTCCTTCGCCGTTCTGGACGCCTACACCGAGGCCGGCGGCACCTTCGTCGACACCGCCGACTCCTACTCGGCCTGGGCCGAGGGCAACAGCGGCGGCGAGTCGGAGACCGTGATCGGCCGCTGGCTGGCCGCGCGCGGCAACCGCGACGACGTCGTCATCGCCACCAAGGTCGGCTCCCACCCCGACCGCAGGGGACTGTCGGCCGCCACCATCAAGGCCGCGGCCGAGGACTCCCTGCGCCGCCTGGGCACCGACCACATCGACCTCTACTACACCCACCGCGACGACGAGTCGGTCGAGGTGGAGGAGATCGTCACCGCCCTCGACGATCTCGTGCGCGCGGGCAAGGTCCGCGAGATCGGCGCCTCCAACATCTCCGCCGAGCGGTTGGAGGCGTCCCTGGCCTTCTCCGCCCGCGAGGGACGCGCCCGCTACGTCGCCCTCCAACCCCACTACAGCCTGGTCTCGCGCGACACCTACGAGGGGCCGCTGCGCGATGTGGCCGCGCGCCACGACCTGGCCACGGTCCCCTACTACGCCCTGGCCGCCGGTTTCCTCACCGGCAAGTACCGCCCCGGCGCGGCGCCCGACGGGGCCCGCGCGGGCAGCGCGGCGAAGCACCTGGAGACCGAACGGGGACGCCGGGTCCTGGCGGCCCTGGACGAGGTCGCCGCCGCGCGCGGCACCGACCCCGCCACCGTCGCCCTGGCCTGGCTCGCCGGCCGCCCCACGGTCGCCTCCGTCCTGGCCAGTGCCCGCGCCCCGGAGCAGCTCCCGCCGCTGCTGGCGATGACCGAACAGGCCCTCACCGAACGGGAGACGGAGGTGTTGGAGAGGGCCTCGGCCTGA
- a CDS encoding peptidoglycan DD-metalloendopeptidase family protein, which translates to MASSSPAPEAPEVSYDPHTATFAPFGPAGDEDRQVWNPTEESVRPVRGRHRVVKQRNGMARSGAVLGVGMIAAVGAGGIATAKEKAPAPISLPDLGEVAENIPGVGGLITESDKGSGPDAEPGTESDAPFGDFGDTLAQAGPDTGDAGATTTLSSDPGEALRARILQQADRQQSNAAQAAVEAAAEQAAEKAAEEAADKAAKEEAERKRKAAEEAARKAEAERLAKLAAGYTLPLTSYQLTSHFGASGSMWANNHTGLDFAAPTGTPVKAVHSGEIVEAGWAGSYGYRVVLRLDDGTEIWYCHLSSMTVTSGKVTTGDVIGRVGSTGNSTGAHLHLEVRPGGGAPIDPLAWLRDKGQSI; encoded by the coding sequence GTGGCGTCCAGCAGTCCGGCCCCCGAGGCCCCCGAGGTCTCGTACGATCCGCACACCGCCACCTTCGCCCCGTTCGGTCCGGCCGGCGACGAGGACCGACAGGTGTGGAATCCCACCGAGGAATCCGTCCGCCCGGTCCGGGGTCGACACCGCGTGGTCAAGCAGCGCAACGGCATGGCGCGCAGCGGAGCCGTCCTGGGCGTCGGCATGATCGCGGCGGTCGGCGCGGGCGGCATCGCCACCGCCAAGGAGAAGGCCCCCGCCCCCATCTCCCTGCCCGACCTGGGCGAGGTGGCCGAGAACATCCCCGGTGTCGGCGGGCTCATAACGGAGTCCGACAAGGGCTCCGGCCCCGATGCCGAGCCCGGCACCGAGTCCGACGCTCCCTTCGGCGACTTCGGCGACACCCTCGCCCAGGCCGGTCCGGACACCGGTGACGCCGGTGCCACCACCACCCTGAGCTCGGACCCCGGCGAGGCGCTGCGGGCCCGGATCCTCCAGCAGGCCGACCGGCAGCAGTCGAACGCCGCCCAGGCGGCGGTCGAGGCCGCCGCCGAGCAGGCCGCGGAGAAGGCGGCCGAGGAGGCCGCGGACAAGGCCGCGAAGGAGGAGGCCGAGCGCAAGCGCAAGGCCGCCGAGGAGGCGGCCCGCAAGGCCGAGGCCGAGCGCCTGGCCAAGCTCGCGGCCGGCTACACCCTTCCGCTCACCTCCTATCAGCTCACCTCCCACTTCGGCGCCTCCGGTTCGATGTGGGCCAACAACCACACCGGCCTGGACTTCGCCGCCCCGACCGGCACCCCCGTCAAGGCGGTGCACAGCGGCGAGATCGTCGAGGCGGGCTGGGCCGGCTCCTACGGCTACCGCGTCGTCCTCAGGCTCGACGACGGCACCGAGATCTGGTACTGCCACCTGTCCTCGATGACGGTGACCAGCGGCAAGGTGACCACCGGCGACGTCATCGGCCGCGTCGGCTCCACCGGCAACTCCACCGGCGCGCACCTCCACCTGGAGGTCCGTCCCGGCGGCGGCGCCCCGATCGACCCGCTGGCCTGGCTGCGCGACAAGGGCCAGTCCATCTGA
- a CDS encoding PP2C family protein-serine/threonine phosphatase: MRGEGQRETGGGRERFRAVPVLGRPPWLLPLLLLLTGLFTNLLTPPNVLIEATFSAAPLIAAALWTFRGTVATAVASALTSCVLLLWADRVPAMETTLRLSTTVTVGLLAVAVNRVVERSDTRAATARGIAEAVQLAVLPAPPDRIGDLRIAARYETAHLDTRIGGDLYCVQRTPYGIRALVGDVRGSGLGAVTVVTVVLGAFREAAGTEPELSDVADRVERSLERERERGLWRDDEGNREGFVTAVLVEVSEGDGPREVRVVNRGHPPPLLLPPGGGSVRALEPDAYGLPLGLGRLGDGTGGSVAVAPFPPGALLLVHTDGLTEARDAAGAFYDPVPWLRGRRFPGPDALLDGLLAEVHAHTAGGQDDDMALLAVMRDPDPPPTG, translated from the coding sequence GTGCGCGGCGAGGGACAGCGGGAGACGGGCGGCGGCAGGGAGCGCTTCCGCGCCGTTCCCGTGCTCGGGCGCCCGCCGTGGCTGCTTCCCCTGCTGCTGCTCCTGACCGGTCTGTTCACCAACCTGCTGACCCCGCCCAACGTGTTGATCGAGGCGACGTTCTCCGCCGCTCCCCTGATCGCGGCGGCCCTGTGGACGTTCCGCGGCACGGTGGCCACGGCGGTGGCGTCGGCGCTCACCTCCTGCGTCCTGCTGTTGTGGGCGGACCGGGTTCCGGCGATGGAGACCACGCTGCGGCTGTCGACGACCGTCACCGTCGGTCTGCTGGCCGTCGCCGTCAACCGCGTCGTGGAGCGCAGCGACACCCGCGCGGCCACGGCCCGGGGCATCGCCGAGGCCGTCCAACTGGCCGTGCTGCCCGCCCCGCCCGACCGGATCGGGGACCTGAGAATCGCGGCACGCTACGAGACGGCGCATCTCGACACCCGGATCGGCGGGGACCTGTACTGCGTGCAGCGGACGCCGTACGGGATCCGGGCGCTGGTGGGCGACGTCAGGGGCAGCGGGCTGGGGGCGGTCACCGTCGTCACCGTCGTGCTCGGCGCCTTCCGGGAGGCGGCCGGGACCGAGCCGGAGCTGTCGGACGTCGCGGACCGGGTGGAGCGCTCCCTGGAACGGGAGCGGGAGCGGGGGCTGTGGAGAGACGACGAGGGCAACCGGGAGGGGTTCGTCACCGCCGTCCTGGTCGAGGTGTCGGAGGGCGACGGTCCGAGGGAGGTGCGGGTCGTCAACCGGGGGCATCCGCCTCCCCTGCTGCTGCCTCCCGGCGGCGGCTCGGTGCGGGCGCTGGAACCGGACGCGTACGGGTTGCCGCTGGGACTGGGGAGGCTGGGGGACGGTACGGGCGGCTCCGTCGCCGTGGCGCCGTTCCCACCGGGAGCCCTGCTGCTGGTCCACACCGACGGGCTGACCGAGGCACGTGACGCGGCGGGTGCCTTCTACGATCCGGTGCCCTGGTTGCGCGGCCGCCGCTTCCCCGGCCCGGACGCCCTCCTGGACGGGCTCCTGGCGGAGGTCCACGCGCACACGGCCGGGGGGCAGGACGACGACATGGCGCTGTTGGCGGTCATGCGCGATCCGGATCCGCCACCCACCGGGTGA
- a CDS encoding APC family permease, producing the protein MSGSRARTPGEADGRLRRRLGTTDAVVIGLGSMIGAGVFAAFAPAARAAGSGLLPGLALAAVVAYCNATSSARLAARHPQSGGTYVYGRERLGEFWGYLAGWGFVVGKTASCAAMALTVGLYAWPEHARAVAVAAVVALTAVNYAGVRKAVRLTRAIVAVVLAVLAAVVVACLTSGEADAARLEIGSDVTVAGVLQAAGLLFFAFAGYARIATLGEEVRDPERTIPRAIPLALGITLVVYAAVAVAALAALGPGGLAGADAPLADAARAAGVPELAPVVRVGAAVAALGSLLALILGVSRTTLAMARDRHLPPALSAVHPRTGVPHRAELVVGAVVAVVAATADVRGAIGFSSFGVLTYYAIANASARTLTSAEGRPPRVVPVVGLVGCAVLALALPAASVVAGCAVLAVGAAVYGVRRGLAGRR; encoded by the coding sequence ATGAGCGGGTCACGGGCCCGGACACCCGGGGAGGCGGACGGGCGGCTGCGGCGACGTCTGGGGACCACCGACGCGGTGGTGATCGGTCTGGGGTCGATGATCGGCGCCGGGGTCTTCGCGGCCTTCGCGCCCGCCGCGCGCGCGGCGGGCTCCGGGCTGCTGCCGGGCCTGGCGCTGGCGGCGGTCGTGGCGTACTGCAACGCGACCTCCTCGGCCCGGTTGGCCGCCCGCCACCCGCAGTCCGGCGGCACCTACGTCTACGGCCGCGAGCGACTGGGCGAGTTCTGGGGCTACCTGGCGGGCTGGGGCTTCGTGGTCGGCAAGACCGCCTCGTGCGCGGCGATGGCCCTGACGGTGGGCCTGTACGCGTGGCCGGAGCACGCCCGTGCCGTCGCGGTCGCCGCCGTCGTGGCGCTGACCGCCGTCAACTACGCCGGGGTACGGAAGGCGGTCCGGCTGACCCGCGCGATCGTGGCGGTCGTCCTGGCGGTGCTGGCCGCCGTCGTGGTCGCCTGCCTGACCTCCGGCGAGGCGGACGCGGCCCGGCTGGAGATCGGTTCGGACGTCACCGTCGCGGGTGTCCTCCAGGCCGCCGGTCTGCTGTTCTTCGCCTTCGCCGGGTACGCGCGGATCGCCACGCTGGGGGAGGAGGTACGCGATCCGGAGCGCACGATCCCCCGAGCGATCCCCCTGGCGCTGGGCATCACCCTGGTCGTGTACGCCGCCGTGGCCGTGGCAGCGCTGGCCGCGCTCGGCCCCGGCGGACTGGCCGGAGCGGACGCGCCGCTGGCCGACGCCGCGCGGGCGGCGGGGGTGCCGGAACTGGCGCCGGTGGTGCGGGTCGGGGCGGCGGTGGCCGCGCTGGGCTCGCTGCTGGCGCTGATCCTCGGGGTGTCGCGCACCACCCTGGCCATGGCCCGCGACCGTCACCTGCCGCCCGCGCTGTCCGCCGTCCACCCCCGCACCGGGGTGCCGCACCGCGCCGAACTGGTCGTCGGCGCGGTGGTGGCCGTGGTGGCGGCGACCGCGGACGTGCGCGGCGCGATCGGCTTCTCCTCCTTCGGGGTGCTGACCTACTACGCGATCGCCAACGCCTCCGCCCGGACGCTCACCTCCGCCGAGGGACGTCCGCCGCGGGTCGTCCCCGTCGTCGGGCTGGTCGGGTGCGCGGTGCTGGCCCTCGCGCTGCCGGCCGCGTCGGTCGTCGCCGGGTGCGCGGTGCTGGCCGTCGGTGCCGCCGTGTACGGGGTGCGGCGCGGACTCGCCGGACGCCGGTAG
- a CDS encoding DUF5994 family protein: MTDHDAQPAGLLPDTAHRAVKPGTALLRLETVHSRQGVLDGAWWPRSRRVGAELPGLIAALSEHIGPVVRVGLDADAWEDLPTRLVVEDRVVHIDSFPVGDDTILVTRGNRDHFSLLVVPPRTAPDAARAAMARAVRADNTDRAAQILVDTGAGPAHPEAGEGPPPAPGPGGPG; this comes from the coding sequence ATGACCGACCACGACGCCCAACCGGCCGGGCTCCTGCCCGACACCGCCCACCGGGCCGTGAAACCCGGGACGGCCCTCCTGCGGCTTGAGACGGTCCACTCCCGCCAGGGAGTCCTCGACGGCGCGTGGTGGCCGCGTTCCCGCCGCGTCGGAGCCGAACTGCCCGGCCTGATCGCCGCGCTGAGCGAGCACATCGGCCCCGTCGTCCGCGTCGGCCTGGACGCCGACGCCTGGGAGGACCTCCCGACACGGCTGGTCGTCGAGGACCGGGTCGTCCACATCGACTCGTTCCCCGTCGGCGACGACACGATCCTCGTCACCCGCGGCAACCGTGATCACTTCTCCCTGCTGGTGGTCCCGCCGCGGACGGCTCCCGACGCCGCGCGCGCGGCGATGGCCCGAGCGGTCCGGGCCGACAACACCGACCGGGCCGCACAGATCCTCGTCGACACCGGTGCCGGTCCGGCGCACCCGGAGGCCGGGGAGGGCCCGCCTCCGGCTCCGGGCCCCGGCGGGCCGGGCTGA
- a CDS encoding fatty acid desaturase family protein, translating to MTTHTTSPSPSPRTPGSDFARLSKKIADAGLMDRRPGYYAIRITVVAALYAAGWVAFVLVGPSWWTLAVAAFLALAFGQVALVAHDVAHRQVFRLRGPSETAGRIAGACIGMGYGWWQDKHTRHHANPNHEGLDPDIAPDLLVWSQDQARAAKGLPRLIGRRQAFLFFPLLTLEGFNLHVASARALANRSLKNRVLEGALLFGHFAVYLTALFLVLPLGMAIAFLAVHQGLFGVYLGSIFAPNHKGMPILTGEDRPDFLRRQVLTSRNVRGGRFTDVMLGGLNHQIEHHLFPSMPSPNLRKAQPIVRRHCEELGVPYLETGLITSYRQVLAGLHRAGAPIRSTRVPA from the coding sequence ATGACCACGCACACCACCTCCCCCTCTCCCTCCCCACGCACGCCCGGCAGCGACTTCGCCCGGCTGTCGAAGAAGATCGCCGACGCCGGCCTCATGGACCGCCGCCCCGGCTACTACGCGATTCGGATCACGGTGGTGGCCGCGCTCTACGCCGCCGGCTGGGTCGCCTTCGTGCTCGTCGGCCCCAGTTGGTGGACCCTGGCGGTAGCCGCCTTCCTCGCCCTGGCCTTCGGCCAGGTCGCCCTGGTCGCCCACGACGTGGCCCACCGCCAGGTGTTCCGTCTGCGCGGGCCCAGCGAGACGGCCGGGCGGATCGCCGGGGCCTGCATCGGAATGGGCTACGGGTGGTGGCAGGACAAGCACACCCGCCACCACGCCAACCCCAACCACGAGGGGCTCGACCCCGACATCGCCCCCGATCTGCTGGTCTGGTCCCAGGACCAGGCCCGCGCCGCCAAGGGGCTGCCCCGCCTGATCGGCCGCCGGCAGGCTTTCCTGTTCTTCCCGCTGCTCACACTGGAGGGCTTCAACCTGCACGTGGCGAGCGCGCGGGCGCTGGCGAACCGCTCCCTGAAGAACCGCGTGCTGGAGGGCGCGCTGCTGTTCGGGCACTTCGCGGTCTACCTGACCGCGTTGTTCCTGGTGCTGCCCCTCGGCATGGCGATCGCCTTCCTCGCCGTCCACCAGGGGTTGTTCGGCGTCTACCTCGGCTCCATCTTCGCCCCCAACCACAAGGGCATGCCGATCCTGACCGGCGAGGACCGGCCGGACTTCCTGCGCCGTCAGGTGCTCACTTCACGCAACGTGCGCGGCGGCCGGTTCACCGACGTCATGCTGGGCGGACTGAACCACCAGATCGAGCACCACCTGTTCCCGAGCATGCCCAGCCCCAACCTGCGCAAGGCACAGCCCATCGTCCGCCGCCACTGCGAGGAGTTG